In a genomic window of Croceibacterium sp. TMG7-5b_MA50:
- a CDS encoding MmcB family DNA repair protein → MVDSLALFAAGALQNDAERRSRAVTRGICRLFARNDIWVLAEMPLRNGRRADLMGVDAQGRIVIVEIKTARSDLLGDGKWPDYLDFCDRFYWGLPPELDRSVLEGADYRPDCCGIIVADGYDAEIVRPAPSHPLNAARRRVEVERLARAALRRQVVALDPECAAFGS, encoded by the coding sequence ATGGTTGATTCCCTTGCCTTGTTCGCTGCCGGGGCCCTGCAGAACGATGCGGAGCGTCGATCGCGCGCGGTGACGCGGGGCATCTGCCGGCTGTTCGCCCGCAACGATATCTGGGTGCTGGCCGAAATGCCGCTGCGCAACGGCCGTCGGGCGGACCTGATGGGGGTGGATGCGCAAGGGCGGATCGTGATCGTGGAGATCAAGACCGCCCGCAGCGATCTGCTGGGTGATGGCAAGTGGCCCGATTACCTGGACTTCTGCGACCGCTTCTATTGGGGCCTGCCGCCGGAACTGGACCGGTCCGTGCTGGAAGGCGCCGATTACCGGCCTGATTGCTGCGGCATCATCGTTGCCGACGGCTACGATGCGGAAATCGTGCGCCCTGCCCCCAGCCATCCGCTGAACGCCGCCCGCCGGCGGGTCGAGGTGGAGCGGCTGGCGCGTGCCGCGCTGAGAAGGCAGGTCGTGGCGCTCGATCCCGAATGTGCGGCCTTCGGTTCTTAG
- a CDS encoding DUF3667 domain-containing protein, with amino-acid sequence MSEVLQAAIPAGGLVAEPSAPVTSDGHTAEHACLNCGTALIGSHCHACGQQAHVHRTAGAFLHDLLHGALHFEGRTFATLPLLLRRPGQLTRRYIEGERARFVSPMGLFLFTIFIMFAVFQIIGLSPPADIGLPDDAVAQMKQVQSQAEADRTRVTRDLAALPAGDPQRPQLQGQLDELNGRITAMEAARTGPDTIEGLEEVHTGWKRLDKGIAKARRNPGLALYKLQSNSYKFSWLLIPLSIPFVALLFLWRPRYGMYDHAVFVTYSLSFMSLLFMVLTVLGIAGVTLDWLFVAGSVIPVWHIATQLRHAYGLSRGSALWRTLALCVFIQVIIALFVSLLLVLGLMG; translated from the coding sequence ATGAGCGAAGTCTTGCAGGCGGCCATACCGGCCGGCGGATTGGTGGCGGAGCCTTCCGCTCCGGTGACATCGGACGGGCACACGGCGGAACATGCCTGCCTCAATTGTGGGACCGCGCTGATCGGCAGCCATTGCCATGCCTGCGGCCAACAGGCGCATGTCCATCGTACAGCGGGCGCCTTCCTGCATGACCTGCTGCACGGGGCACTGCATTTTGAAGGACGGACCTTCGCCACGCTGCCGCTGCTGCTACGCCGGCCGGGGCAACTGACTCGCCGCTACATCGAAGGGGAACGGGCGCGCTTCGTCTCCCCGATGGGCCTGTTCCTGTTCACCATCTTCATCATGTTCGCGGTGTTCCAGATCATCGGCCTCAGCCCGCCGGCCGACATTGGTCTCCCGGACGATGCGGTGGCGCAGATGAAGCAGGTACAAAGCCAGGCGGAAGCGGATCGGACCAGGGTCACGCGCGACCTTGCCGCCCTGCCCGCCGGTGATCCGCAGCGTCCACAATTGCAGGGGCAGTTGGACGAACTGAACGGCCGCATCACCGCCATGGAGGCGGCACGCACCGGGCCGGACACGATCGAAGGGCTGGAGGAGGTCCACACCGGCTGGAAGCGGCTGGACAAGGGCATCGCCAAGGCACGCCGGAATCCTGGCCTCGCCCTCTACAAGCTGCAATCGAACAGCTACAAGTTCAGCTGGCTGTTGATCCCCCTATCGATCCCGTTCGTGGCGCTGCTGTTCCTGTGGCGGCCGCGTTACGGCATGTATGACCACGCGGTGTTCGTCACCTACTCGCTGTCGTTCATGTCACTGCTATTTATGGTGCTGACCGTGCTTGGCATCGCTGGCGTGACGCTCGACTGGCTGTTCGTGGCAGGTTCGGTAATCCCGGTGTGGCACATCGCAACGCAGCTGCGCCATGCCTATGGCCTGTCGCGCGGCTCCGCCCTGTGGCGCACGCTGGCGCTGTGCGTGTTCATCCAGGTCATCATTGCCCTGTTCGTATCGTTGCTGCTGGTGCTGGGGCTGATGGGCTAA
- a CDS encoding DUF3072 domain-containing protein: MIAEKPDENPKSHPVSNAEKDPDTWTTGDEPMTGAQASYLKTLSEEAGDEGQYDTELTKAEASKRIDALQEKTGRGQ; this comes from the coding sequence GTGATTGCAGAAAAGCCTGACGAGAACCCGAAGTCGCACCCGGTCTCCAATGCGGAGAAGGATCCGGACACCTGGACCACCGGTGACGAGCCAATGACCGGCGCGCAGGCCAGCTATCTCAAGACGTTGAGCGAGGAAGCGGGCGACGAAGGGCAGTACGACACCGAACTGACCAAGGCGGAGGCATCGAAGCGGATCGATGCGCTGCAGGAGAAGACCGGGCGCGGCCAGTAA
- a CDS encoding family 43 glycosylhydrolase — MAQTASPAPSSKAYRRGFDNQRVSDLGNGTFLNPLISGDRPDPAILKDGEDYYMTFSTFDAYPGLTIWHSRDLVNWRPLKAALTRNIGSVWAPSLHKDNGRYYLFIPVKAEPNDTFVTWAENIEGPWSDPVPLGLPNHIDPCHAVGEDGSRWLFLSGGDRVRLADDNLSLAGPVEHVYDPWRYPSDWVVEGFAPEGPKIHRIGDWFYMLTAVGGTAGPPTGHMVIAARSRSINGPWEHHPRNPLVRTTSAEEAWWSRGHASLVQAPDDSWWSVYHGFENGFWTLGRQCLMDPVRFTDDGWFDMTGGDLSQPITKPGGGAAQPHGMALSDDFSQPLVLGSKWAFFRPSADEASRIRVADGTLHLAGKGEAPSSGSPLLLTAGDTRYTFECDIEVAPGGRAGLILFYDDKLYAGLGFDEQRFVTHQYGIERGRPANPHGRRMRLRVTNDAHIITFDTSGDGGQTWHRFDRGMEVSGYHHNVRGGFLMLRPGLYAAGPGEARFRNFRFTALD; from the coding sequence ATGGCGCAGACCGCATCCCCCGCCCCGTCGTCAAAGGCTTACCGGCGCGGCTTCGACAATCAACGCGTGTCCGATCTTGGTAACGGTACCTTCCTCAACCCGCTGATTTCCGGCGATCGGCCTGATCCGGCGATCCTGAAGGATGGGGAGGATTACTACATGACCTTCTCCACCTTCGACGCCTATCCCGGCCTCACCATCTGGCATTCGCGCGATCTGGTGAACTGGCGCCCGCTGAAGGCGGCGCTCACCCGCAATATCGGTTCGGTCTGGGCACCATCGCTGCACAAGGATAACGGCCGCTACTACCTGTTCATTCCGGTCAAGGCGGAACCGAACGACACCTTCGTCACCTGGGCCGAGAACATCGAGGGGCCGTGGAGCGACCCCGTGCCGCTCGGCCTGCCGAACCATATCGACCCGTGCCATGCGGTGGGGGAGGACGGCAGCCGCTGGCTGTTCCTGTCCGGCGGGGACCGTGTGCGCCTGGCTGACGACAACCTCTCGCTCGCCGGCCCGGTGGAGCATGTCTACGACCCCTGGCGCTATCCGTCCGACTGGGTGGTGGAAGGCTTCGCCCCGGAAGGGCCCAAGATCCATCGGATCGGCGACTGGTTCTACATGCTGACGGCGGTGGGCGGCACCGCCGGGCCGCCGACCGGCCACATGGTGATCGCGGCCCGGTCGCGATCCATCAACGGGCCATGGGAACACCATCCGCGCAACCCGCTGGTGCGCACCACCAGCGCGGAGGAGGCGTGGTGGTCACGCGGTCATGCCAGTCTGGTGCAGGCACCCGATGACAGCTGGTGGTCCGTCTATCACGGGTTCGAGAACGGGTTCTGGACATTGGGCCGGCAGTGCCTGATGGATCCGGTCCGCTTCACCGACGATGGCTGGTTCGACATGACCGGCGGCGACCTGTCGCAGCCGATCACCAAGCCAGGCGGCGGAGCCGCGCAGCCGCATGGCATGGCGCTGTCGGACGATTTCTCCCAGCCGCTCGTGCTGGGCAGCAAGTGGGCCTTCTTCCGCCCATCTGCCGACGAGGCCAGCCGCATCCGGGTGGCGGATGGCACGCTGCACCTGGCTGGCAAGGGGGAGGCACCGTCCAGCGGGTCGCCGCTGCTGCTGACGGCGGGCGATACCCGCTACACCTTCGAATGCGATATCGAGGTTGCGCCCGGTGGTCGGGCAGGCCTGATCCTGTTCTATGACGACAAGCTTTATGCCGGGCTAGGCTTTGACGAGCAGCGGTTCGTCACCCACCAATACGGGATCGAGCGTGGACGCCCGGCCAATCCGCACGGGCGGCGCATGCGGCTGCGCGTAACCAACGACGCCCACATCATCACGTTCGATACCAGCGGCGATGGCGGGCAGACCTGGCACCGGTTCGACCGCGGCATGGAGGTGTCGGGCTACCACCACAATGTGCGCGGCGGCTTCCTGATGCTGCGGCCCGGCCTCTACGCCGCCGGGCCGGGAGAGGCGCGGTTCCGCAATTTCCGCTTCACCGCGCTGGACTGA
- a CDS encoding alpha/beta hydrolase: protein MTMASTDRRSLLAASLALSAGAIVTHSAAGAQATAPGSDLPVPTPDPAEVIELWPGGVPGAPDPLPAEKITQRSTDPALSDRYVERTATPRMVVFRPQQPNGAAVLLTPGGGYSRVVIDKEGYELARWMNARGFTAFVLFYRLPGDGWQNRADAPLADAQRAIRLIRHRAAEYGVDPERVGAMGFSAGGHLCADLSTRFAHPAYQPIDAADRLSARPSAAAPIYPVISMDPAIAHAGSRDLLLGPNPSPELEAAHSPDRVVLADAPPFFLLHAEDDNVVPVANTLRLREALKTAGVRVETHLFEVGGHGFGLRGTTGKPVEIWPELWRAWARTTPLG, encoded by the coding sequence ATGACGATGGCCTCCACCGACCGCCGATCGCTGCTGGCAGCAAGCCTGGCATTGTCGGCTGGGGCCATCGTCACCCATTCCGCCGCCGGAGCGCAGGCTACCGCGCCCGGCAGCGACCTGCCGGTGCCGACACCTGATCCGGCGGAGGTGATCGAATTATGGCCCGGCGGCGTGCCCGGCGCGCCCGATCCGCTGCCGGCGGAAAAGATCACGCAGCGTTCGACCGACCCGGCCTTGTCGGACCGTTACGTCGAGCGGACCGCCACGCCGCGCATGGTGGTGTTCCGGCCGCAGCAGCCGAACGGCGCCGCCGTGCTGCTGACGCCCGGCGGCGGCTATTCCCGCGTGGTGATCGACAAGGAAGGGTACGAGCTCGCCCGCTGGATGAATGCGCGCGGCTTCACGGCATTCGTCCTGTTCTATCGGTTGCCCGGTGATGGCTGGCAGAACCGCGCAGACGCGCCGCTGGCCGACGCGCAGCGCGCCATCCGGCTGATCCGCCACCGCGCGGCCGAATACGGCGTCGATCCCGAACGGGTCGGCGCGATGGGCTTCTCCGCCGGCGGACATCTGTGCGCCGACCTGTCGACCCGCTTCGCCCACCCGGCCTACCAGCCGATCGACGCGGCGGACCGGCTGTCCGCCCGCCCTTCCGCGGCGGCGCCGATCTATCCGGTCATCTCCATGGACCCGGCAATCGCCCATGCCGGATCGCGCGACCTGCTGTTGGGGCCGAACCCCTCACCGGAACTGGAGGCGGCGCATTCGCCAGACCGTGTCGTGCTGGCCGATGCGCCGCCGTTCTTCCTGCTCCACGCGGAAGACGACAACGTCGTGCCCGTCGCCAACACGCTGCGCCTGCGGGAGGCGCTGAAGACAGCAGGTGTCCGGGTGGAAACCCATCTATTCGAGGTCGGCGGCCACGGCTTCGGCCTGCGCGGCACGACCGGCAAGCCGGTAGAGATCTGGCCCGAACTCTGGCGCGCCTGGGCGCGCACTACACCACTGGGTTGA
- a CDS encoding TonB-dependent receptor → MNKRVFTGKLKAALLLGSAISLPQVAQAQQEVTPGASVQQDETDEVVDAAAGNEIVVTGFRQALDAAIAAKRQSASQVDVIVAEDIAKFPDTNLAESLQRVPGVSIQREAGEGRAITVRGLGQQFTRVRVNGMEAVATATADAGANRERGFDFNVFASELFSSLVVHKTAEASLDEGSLGAVVDLNTGNPLALDTGFSAVASAQVRYNDLSEDAGPRLAGLIGWTNEDGTFGVSASAAYSQYKTSELGNNSVRWTQGAFRSVGGSSCYTGTTYTPNSACNAVGLAFHPRIPRYGAVEHDRERLGLTGSVQWAPTDRTKLSVDGLYSTFKASRDEYWGEVLFRSNERTIDVVDYEIDADNNLISGTFNNAWVRTERYQRESETKFHQVSARLEHELSDTVKIDLLGGFSKSEAPITREATIIFDDRDFNGYSYDYSDMDNPQLSFGNNGISNPAQFQLAEFRDRPSETTNKFRTVSGNIDWQATPELNFEVGGVYRRFDFDTIGYRADSTYCAAYACAPGQYGLPVTADIAELFQLGSAGQPAGNTNEWVVPLLGPAADAVNLFGRDPAAFPGDTRSVREETTGGYVQANWDSDFFGLRFTGNLGLRYVRTDQSSTGFVGTQQVTVERDYDDFLPALNANLFLTDDLILRGAMSRVITRPSLGALTPGGSVDPFNFRITTGNPFLEPFRAMAYDAALEWYFAPGALASVAVFSKEIDNFPIAGSQNGTFADSQLPTSLLTPGTPLYEAIVGGTNINVPIEYRTQINNPGGSLRGVEFSLNLPFSVFTDSTFLGGFGVLGNVTLIDSDVDYTVPSAGTGLDRSGNPTGISEVYTRPLLDMAKKAANGTLYWENDKISIRTSLAWRDEYIDGVSGNRNVFEGFEDILNVDASVRYNLTEQVSLTVEGTNLTDAARKRWVDDFTRRNYENNRFGRIIMAGVRVQL, encoded by the coding sequence ATGAACAAGCGGGTATTCACGGGCAAGCTCAAGGCTGCGTTGCTGCTGGGCAGCGCAATCTCGCTGCCGCAGGTCGCGCAGGCGCAGCAGGAAGTCACGCCGGGCGCGTCCGTGCAGCAGGACGAGACAGACGAGGTGGTGGACGCCGCCGCCGGGAACGAGATCGTCGTCACCGGCTTCCGGCAGGCGCTGGACGCCGCCATCGCCGCCAAGCGGCAGTCCGCCAGCCAGGTCGACGTGATCGTGGCGGAGGATATCGCGAAGTTCCCCGACACCAACCTCGCCGAATCACTGCAGCGCGTGCCGGGCGTGTCCATTCAGCGCGAGGCTGGCGAAGGGCGTGCGATCACCGTGCGCGGCCTGGGGCAGCAGTTCACCCGCGTGCGCGTGAACGGGATGGAGGCGGTCGCCACCGCCACCGCCGATGCCGGCGCAAACCGTGAACGCGGCTTCGACTTCAACGTCTTCGCGTCCGAACTGTTCAGCAGCCTGGTTGTCCACAAGACTGCCGAGGCGTCGCTGGACGAAGGATCGCTGGGCGCGGTGGTCGACCTCAACACCGGCAACCCGCTGGCGCTCGACACCGGCTTCAGCGCCGTCGCGTCCGCCCAGGTCCGCTACAACGATCTCAGCGAAGATGCCGGGCCGCGGCTCGCCGGCCTGATCGGCTGGACGAACGAGGACGGCACCTTCGGCGTTAGCGCGTCGGCCGCCTATTCCCAGTACAAGACCAGCGAACTCGGCAACAATTCCGTGCGCTGGACGCAAGGCGCGTTCCGCTCCGTCGGCGGATCGTCGTGCTATACCGGCACCACCTACACGCCCAACAGTGCGTGCAACGCCGTTGGCCTCGCCTTTCACCCGCGCATTCCGCGTTACGGCGCGGTGGAGCATGACCGTGAGCGGCTGGGCCTGACGGGTTCGGTCCAGTGGGCCCCAACCGATCGCACCAAGCTGTCGGTCGATGGCCTGTATTCGACTTTCAAGGCCAGCCGTGACGAATATTGGGGCGAGGTGCTGTTCCGTTCCAACGAGCGGACCATCGATGTCGTCGATTACGAAATCGATGCGGACAACAACCTGATCTCCGGCACGTTCAACAATGCCTGGGTGCGGACCGAGCGTTACCAGCGCGAGAGCGAGACGAAATTTCACCAGGTCTCCGCACGGCTGGAGCACGAACTCAGCGACACGGTGAAGATTGACCTGCTGGGCGGCTTCTCCAAGTCGGAAGCGCCGATCACGCGCGAGGCGACGATCATCTTCGATGACCGTGACTTCAACGGCTACAGCTACGATTACAGCGACATGGACAACCCGCAGCTAAGCTTCGGGAACAACGGGATCAGCAATCCCGCGCAGTTCCAGCTGGCTGAGTTCCGTGATCGCCCATCCGAAACCACCAACAAGTTCCGCACCGTGTCCGGGAATATCGACTGGCAGGCGACGCCGGAGCTGAACTTCGAGGTGGGCGGCGTGTATCGCCGGTTCGACTTCGACACGATCGGCTATCGCGCGGACAGCACCTATTGCGCGGCCTACGCCTGCGCCCCGGGTCAGTACGGCCTGCCGGTGACCGCCGATATTGCCGAGCTGTTCCAGCTGGGCAGCGCGGGACAGCCGGCCGGCAACACTAATGAATGGGTCGTGCCGCTGCTCGGCCCCGCGGCCGATGCGGTCAATCTGTTCGGCCGCGATCCCGCCGCCTTCCCCGGCGATACCCGTTCCGTGCGGGAGGAGACAACAGGCGGCTATGTCCAGGCGAACTGGGACAGCGACTTCTTCGGCCTGCGCTTCACCGGTAATCTGGGCCTGCGCTATGTCCGCACGGACCAGTCGTCCACCGGCTTCGTCGGCACGCAGCAGGTAACGGTCGAGCGTGACTATGATGATTTCCTGCCGGCGTTGAACGCCAATCTGTTCCTGACCGACGACCTGATCCTGCGCGGCGCGATGAGCCGGGTCATCACCCGTCCGTCGCTGGGGGCGCTGACGCCGGGCGGATCGGTCGATCCGTTCAACTTCCGCATCACCACCGGCAACCCGTTCCTGGAGCCGTTCCGGGCCATGGCCTATGACGCGGCGCTGGAATGGTACTTCGCCCCCGGTGCGCTGGCCTCCGTCGCTGTCTTCTCCAAGGAGATTGACAACTTCCCGATCGCCGGCAGTCAGAACGGCACCTTTGCCGACAGCCAGTTGCCGACATCGCTGCTGACCCCGGGGACACCGCTGTACGAGGCGATCGTCGGCGGCACGAACATCAACGTGCCGATCGAATATCGCACGCAGATCAACAATCCCGGCGGCAGCCTGCGCGGCGTGGAGTTCTCACTCAACTTGCCGTTCAGCGTGTTCACCGACAGCACGTTCCTCGGCGGCTTCGGCGTGCTCGGCAACGTCACGCTGATCGACAGCGACGTGGACTACACCGTTCCGTCCGCCGGCACAGGCCTTGACCGCAGCGGCAACCCGACCGGCATCTCGGAGGTGTATACCCGTCCGCTGCTCGACATGGCGAAGAAGGCGGCGAACGGCACCCTGTACTGGGAGAACGACAAGATCTCCATTCGCACCTCGCTCGCCTGGCGGGACGAGTACATCGACGGCGTCAGCGGCAACCGCAACGTGTTCGAAGGGTTCGAGGACATCCTGAACGTCGATGCATCGGTCCGCTACAACCTGACCGAACAGGTGTCGCTGACGGTCGAGGGTACCAACCTGACGGACGCGGCGCGCAAGCGCTGGGTGGATGATTTCACCCGCCGCAATTATGAGAACAACCGCTTCGGCCGCATCATCATGGCCGGCGTACGCGTCCAATTGTAA
- a CDS encoding pectate lyase — protein sequence MNIFARLSLSAAAITGVLCSLPAAAHPDDPTQGGTGGRIIRVTTLAKDGPGSLAEALATKGKRIIVFEVAGAIDLEKSSLTITEPFVTIAGQTAPSPGITLMRGGIDVTTHDVILSNMRILNGSNGEPLLSGWEADSFSTVGAYNVVVENNTFLWAVDENMSASGPRFTGDTVEEWREGTSHDIVFRLNLAAEGLANSTHPKGEHSKGSLIHDNATGIVFDRNIWAHNVERSPLVKGGAQVLMVNNLIYNPQHRAVHYNLMDLEWAGHEPVTGEITAVGNVLRGGNDTDENMPFLMLGGVGDLAYHASDNIAVDLHGNPLPAFGRYGNTAAKLIEAPQPLASLAGYDIMPAADVETTVLATAGARPWDRGPQEVRVLYFIAEGRGDVIDSEVEVGGYPTIAPTAAPFVDRDWDLATMRPKNGVYPGQKEGAQEHLSPRDRAMRESR from the coding sequence ATGAACATCTTTGCAAGATTGAGCCTGTCCGCAGCCGCCATAACCGGCGTGCTCTGCAGCCTGCCCGCAGCGGCCCATCCGGACGATCCGACCCAGGGCGGCACTGGCGGGCGGATCATCCGCGTGACCACCCTAGCGAAGGACGGCCCCGGCAGCTTGGCGGAAGCGCTGGCGACCAAGGGCAAGCGGATCATCGTGTTCGAGGTCGCCGGCGCGATCGACCTGGAAAAGTCATCGCTCACCATCACCGAACCCTTCGTCACGATCGCGGGCCAGACCGCGCCATCTCCCGGCATCACCCTGATGCGCGGCGGGATCGACGTGACCACGCATGACGTGATCCTGTCCAACATGCGCATCCTCAACGGATCGAACGGCGAACCGTTGCTGAGCGGGTGGGAGGCGGACAGCTTCTCCACCGTGGGCGCGTACAATGTGGTGGTGGAGAACAACACGTTCCTGTGGGCGGTGGACGAGAACATGTCCGCCAGCGGCCCGCGCTTCACCGGCGACACGGTGGAGGAATGGCGGGAGGGCACCAGCCACGATATCGTGTTCCGCCTGAACCTGGCGGCGGAAGGCCTGGCGAACTCCACCCACCCCAAGGGGGAGCATTCGAAAGGTTCGCTGATCCACGACAATGCCACCGGCATCGTGTTCGACCGCAACATCTGGGCCCACAATGTGGAGCGCAGCCCGCTGGTGAAGGGCGGGGCCCAGGTGCTGATGGTCAACAACCTGATCTACAACCCGCAGCACCGCGCGGTGCACTACAACCTGATGGACCTTGAGTGGGCGGGACACGAGCCTGTCACCGGGGAGATCACCGCGGTCGGCAACGTCCTGCGCGGCGGCAACGACACGGACGAGAACATGCCGTTCCTGATGCTGGGCGGCGTGGGGGACCTCGCCTATCATGCCAGCGACAACATCGCGGTGGACCTGCACGGCAACCCGCTGCCCGCCTTCGGCCGGTACGGCAACACGGCGGCCAAGCTGATCGAGGCGCCGCAGCCGCTGGCCAGCCTGGCAGGGTACGACATCATGCCCGCCGCCGATGTCGAGACTACGGTGCTCGCCACGGCGGGCGCGCGGCCATGGGATCGCGGGCCGCAGGAAGTGCGCGTGCTGTACTTCATCGCCGAAGGGCGGGGCGACGTGATCGACAGCGAGGTCGAGGTGGGCGGCTATCCCACGATCGCGCCGACCGCTGCCCCGTTTGTGGACCGCGACTGGGACCTTGCCACGATGCGGCCGAAGAACGGCGTCTATCCGGGCCAAAAGGAAGGCGCGCAGGAACATCTGTCGCCCCGCGACCGGGCCATGCGGGAGTCACGCTGA
- a CDS encoding cupin domain-containing protein, translated as MVVVREADVEKREPVPHGAIGMSTSYRISDAAPQPRTMEFRRRVLDVGAAIGEHPIAHDEVYYVTVGEGVVISDGVEATLTPGMTAYLYDGAVVGIRQVGEEPLSLIIAYPVKK; from the coding sequence ATGGTGGTGGTGCGAGAGGCGGATGTGGAGAAGCGCGAGCCAGTGCCCCACGGCGCGATCGGCATGTCCACATCGTATCGCATCAGCGATGCGGCGCCGCAGCCGCGCACCATGGAGTTCCGCCGCCGTGTGCTGGACGTGGGCGCCGCCATCGGCGAACACCCGATCGCGCATGACGAGGTGTATTACGTCACCGTCGGCGAAGGTGTGGTGATCTCCGACGGGGTGGAGGCGACGCTGACCCCCGGCATGACGGCCTACCTGTACGATGGCGCCGTGGTCGGCATCCGTCAGGTGGGCGAGGAGCCACTATCGCTGATCATCGCCTATCCGGTGAAGAAGTGA
- a CDS encoding carboxylesterase family protein has translation MSAADGISRRAVIAGGVAGAALAAGPALAQRLGRSVRAGRYTGLVDRGVPAFLGIRFATAARWAPPVAVPSSTERLTATAFGPIAPQQGQTDEPQSEDCLYLNVWTPEIAPAARRPVMVYFHGGAYTTGTVTDPLTQGPHLAADGDVVVVTVNQRLNVLGYGWLSPWSERFRDSGNLGQLDLICALKWVRDNIAAFGGDPARVMVFGQSGGGAKIATLMAMPAAAGLFHAAATMSGQQVTATGPANATARMRAFMAKVGVAEGGTDALLAMPVERLMEGLQAEDPIRGGRVYFGPVLDMVHLPRHPFWPDAPAQSHDIPMILGNTHDETRAFINPRGPVLQGLTWDNLAERLASNIIIDLDPCWVAAQYRAQYPDWTVEQAFYAATTAGRSWPGQVLEADARAAAGAEKTWVYQLDRPSPVDPLRGAAHTDDIPYVFGTLEAKGSFSGNDARAREISRRMMGAFTGLARTGQVDWQPYTLPDRQTLVVGQESIAAVSDPRRWERELWAKAPYIQPGT, from the coding sequence ATGTCCGCCGCTGACGGCATCAGCCGCCGCGCGGTAATCGCCGGCGGCGTGGCCGGCGCAGCGCTGGCAGCAGGTCCGGCACTGGCGCAGCGGCTCGGCCGCTCCGTCCGGGCAGGACGCTACACCGGGCTGGTCGACCGCGGCGTACCTGCCTTTCTCGGCATCCGCTTTGCCACGGCGGCGCGCTGGGCACCTCCCGTTGCGGTGCCTTCCTCTACGGAGCGGCTGACGGCCACCGCCTTCGGCCCGATCGCGCCGCAGCAGGGCCAGACGGACGAGCCGCAGAGCGAGGATTGCCTGTACCTCAACGTCTGGACGCCGGAGATCGCGCCCGCGGCCAGGCGGCCGGTGATGGTCTACTTCCATGGCGGCGCCTACACCACCGGCACGGTCACCGACCCATTGACCCAGGGGCCGCACCTGGCAGCGGATGGCGATGTGGTCGTGGTGACGGTCAACCAGCGGCTGAACGTGCTCGGCTATGGCTGGCTGTCCCCATGGAGCGAACGCTTCCGCGACAGCGGCAATCTGGGGCAGCTGGACCTGATCTGCGCGCTAAAGTGGGTGCGCGACAACATTGCCGCGTTCGGCGGCGACCCCGCCCGCGTGATGGTGTTCGGCCAGTCGGGCGGGGGCGCGAAGATCGCCACGCTGATGGCGATGCCCGCCGCCGCCGGCCTGTTCCACGCTGCCGCCACCATGAGCGGGCAGCAGGTCACCGCCACCGGACCTGCCAACGCCACCGCACGGATGCGCGCCTTCATGGCGAAGGTCGGCGTGGCCGAAGGCGGCACCGACGCGCTGCTGGCCATGCCGGTGGAACGATTGATGGAAGGTTTGCAGGCGGAGGACCCGATCCGCGGCGGGCGGGTCTATTTCGGCCCGGTGCTCGATATGGTGCACTTGCCGCGCCACCCCTTCTGGCCCGATGCGCCGGCGCAGTCGCACGACATTCCCATGATCCTGGGCAACACGCATGACGAGACACGCGCCTTCATCAATCCGCGCGGGCCGGTGTTGCAGGGCCTGACCTGGGACAATCTGGCGGAGCGGCTGGCGTCCAACATCATCATCGACCTCGATCCGTGCTGGGTCGCGGCGCAATATCGCGCACAGTATCCTGACTGGACAGTGGAGCAGGCGTTCTACGCCGCGACTACCGCCGGGCGCAGCTGGCCGGGCCAGGTGCTGGAGGCGGATGCGCGCGCCGCCGCCGGGGCGGAGAAGACCTGGGTCTACCAGCTCGACCGCCCATCCCCCGTCGATCCGCTGCGCGGGGCCGCGCATACGGACGACATACCCTACGTCTTCGGCACGCTGGAAGCGAAGGGCAGTTTCTCCGGCAATGATGCCCGTGCACGGGAGATCAGCCGGCGGATGATGGGCGCATTCACCGGGCTCGCCCGTACGGGCCAAGTGGACTGGCAGCCCTACACCTTGCCCGATCGGCAAACTCTGGTCGTCGGGCAGGAATCCATCGCTGCTGTCAGCGATCCGCGCCGGTGGGAGCGGGAGCTATGGGCCAAGGCGCCCTACATCCAGCCAGGCACCTGA